GTTAATAATAGGAAAGCAAAGCCCCCATGAACTTGATTCAAAGCGTCCTTAATCTTTGCGCCCATCGTTTCTGCAGGCGACCGGCGAATCAGATGTAACAGAATTTCTGAATCTGAACTTGATTGGAAAATCGCGCCATCGGTTTCTAATTGTTTGCGCAGCGTGAATTGATTAGTTAAGTTACCATTGTGTGCTAAAGCAATTTGACTATCGCTAAAGTGCGCCAACAGTGGTTGAATATTTTCAATCCCGTTTGAACCTGAAGTTGCGTACCGTACGTGGCCAACGGCAGCATCACTACCAGCTAAATTTTGGAGCGCGGTCCCACGACCAAAGACATCTGCTAACAAACCTAAGCCACGTTCTTGCCGTAATTTTCCGTTTTGTCGGCCAACAATTCCCGCACCTTCTTGCCCGCGGTGTTGTAATGCGTGTAGGCCATAATACGTCATGTCAGCCGCTTCGTTGACACCCCAAACACCAAAAATACCACATTCTTCATTTAAGCCTTTTGTATCTTGGCCCATTACTTTAATAGCCATGAAATTGCGTCCTTCCAAGTTGCGTATGCTTGTTTTGCTGTGACATTCAACTGTGCGTCATTTGCTGTAATTACAATATTTTGTTCTGCGCTAACATGGCCTAATAACGTTGCTTGTGAGCCAACAAGTTTTTCAAATTCAGTTTGTTTGGCCGGATTTACAGATACGACAAAGCGTCCTTGTGTTTCGCTGAAGAGTTGGGCAGCTGAACCATCGAAGCGTGCGACCAAGCCAAATTCTGTGCCAAATACAATTTCAGCGAGGCCAACCGCTAAGCCGCCTTCCGCCAAATCGTGGGCGCTGTTGATTAAGCCAGCGCGAATCGCTTGTAAAACAATTTGTTGATTGCGTTGTTCTGCTGCCGCATCAAAATCAAACAAACGGCCACTGATTTCACCGGCGAGCATCTTTTGAATTTCGGTACCATTATATGCATCGGTCGTGTTACCAATCACATAAATTAAGTCATCTGCATTTTTCACGGTTTGCGTCGTAATATGGACGACATCCGTGTGCAACCCAACCATGCCAATCATCGGTGTTGGGTAAATATCCTCACCGTTGTACTCGTTGTAGAGTGAAACATTTCCCGAAATCACCGGTGTATTCAACCGTTTCGCAAAGTCAGTAATTCCTTGAACTGCTTGATCAAGTTCGTAATAAACTTCTGGCTTATCGGGATTACCAAAATTCAAGCAATCAGTAATACCAATGGGTTCTGCCCCTGAAGCAATAATGTTACGCGCTGCTTCAGCCATCGCTATTTGCCCACCGATAAATGGATCTAAATATAAGTAGCGCCCATTGACATCCGTCGTCATTGCGAGGGCTTTTTTCGTCCCGCGAATCCGGACGACGGCCGCATCACTTCCTGGCTTCACCACCGTATTAGTGCGTACCATCGAATCAAAGTGCCGGAATAAATCAGCCTTGGAAGCAATGGTTGGCTGCGCTAACATTTGCAAGAACGTTGCTTGTAAATCCGTAATGACCGGTTGATATTGAGCTGGATTAGCATTGCTAATACGGGCAGGCTTTTTTGCGGGTAATTCGTATTTAGGCGCTTTCGTTAAAGTTTGCGCATCGATATCGGCAACCGTTTCACCTTTAAAATCTAAACGATATTGGCCGTCATCCGTCACTTTCCCAATCACCACGGCATCCAGACCAGCGTTCGCAAACACATCAATTGCTTCTTGCTCATGCCCTTGCTTAATGACAAGTAACATCCGCTCTTGTGATTCAGAAAGCATTAACTCATACGGTGTCATACCTGTTTCACGTTGAGGGACAAGGTCCAGGTTCAACTGAATTCCCATCCCGGCTTTAGAAGCCATTTCTGCTGAAGAAGAAACTAACCCAGCTGCTCCCATATCTTGAATGCCGACCACGATGTCTGCATGGTCACGCACAATCGCAATTGTGGCATCCATTACGAGCTTTTCTGTAAACGGATCACCAACTTGGACGGCGGAACGATCAGCTTCGGCTTCGTCGCTAAATGCTGCCGAGGCAAACGTCGCCCCGTGAATTCCGTCACGTCCAGTCTTGGCGCCAACGTATAAAATTGAGTTATCAACTCCACGCGCTTGGCCAACTTGCATCGCGTCTTGATCAAGCAGCCCGACTGCCATAACATTCACCAATGGGTTCCCCGCATAAGTCTTATCAAAACCGATTTCACCACCGACTGTTGGAATCCCAATCGCATTCCCATAACCCGCAATACCGGCAACAATTTCATTAATTAAATATTTTGTATGTTCGTTATCAATTTCCCCGAACCGTAAGCTATCGAGGACGGCAATTGGTTGAGCACCCATTGAAAAAATATCACGCAAGATTCCACCAACACCCGTAGCTGCTCCTTCATACGGTTCCACTGCCGACGGGTGGTTATGACTTTCGGCTTTGAAAACCACCGCCTGATTGTCGCCGATATCTAATATCCCGGCACCCTCACCTGGCCCTTGCAAAACACGTTCATTTTGCGACCAAAATTTTCGTAAGACTGGTTTTGATTTCTTATACGAAACGTGTTCGCTCCACATTGCTGCAAACAATCCCGTTTCAGTATAGTTAGGCAAGCGCCCTAGTTTATCAGTTGCTAATTGATATTCAGCTTCTGTTAGCCCCCAGGGCAAGTAAATTTTTTCATCACGAATTTGAACTGGTGTTGGTTCAGTGTAAGTCAAAGTCATACGTTGCTAACCTCCAAGTGTGTTGCTAAACTAGCCAGAATTGATTGGAAAAATGCCCGTCCATCAGTATTTCCTAATAACTCGTCAACTGCACGTTCGGGGTGCGGCATCATTCCAAAGACATTACCGGCTTTATTCATCACCCCAGCAATATTTGCCACGGAACCATTGGGATTATCAGTATATGCGAACAGAATCTGATTATTGCCTTGTAACTCTGCCAATTGCGCTTCGTCCACATAGTAATTACCTTCACCATGTGCGATTGGCAACTTGATGGTTGGTGTTTCAAATGCATTAGTGAAAGTTGTCGTAGCATTTGCAATCGTTAAGCCAGTTTCATCACAGATAAAGCCCGGCTGAATATTAGTTTGTAACGCACCTGGTAATAGTCCTGCTTCCGTTAAAATCTGGAAACCATTACAGATACCAACAATAATTTTACCTTGCTGATTTGCCGTGATTAACGCATCCATAACTGGTGAAAATCGAGCAATTGCCCCCGTTCGTAAATAATCACCATACGAGAAGCCACCTGGTAAAAAAATCGCGTCATAAGCACTTAAATCTGTCGTGGTTGCTGGAATGATTGTTGTCTCAATTCCAAACTCATCATGGAGCGCATAGTACATATCATAATCACAATTTGAACCAGGAAAAGTAATTACGGCTGCTTTCATTTTTCAGTTACCTCTTGATTGTGTTTGTACCCATTAAGCCTGACGTAGGTAAGACACATTTCACCCTTCAATTTTTTCGAGTTCGTAGCGGAATACTTCCATGTTGACGTTAATTAGTAACTGTTGACTAAATGCTTCAACTTCTTTAGCAACTTGATTGACATCACTATTATCAAGTTTGATTTCAAAATATTTGCCCATCACGACATCTTGGACATCCGCATATTCCATCCGGTGTAAGGCATCTTTTACGGTTTCACCTTTGGGGTCAAGAATTGAAGGCTTGTAAGTCACATAAATTTTTGCTAAATACATGTTTTCTTCCTCGTTATAATTGATTGGCAGTTAAATAGTTAGTTAAACGTTCTAAGACAATTTTGTAACCAGTCAAGACATCCCCACTTTGTTGCCGAAAAATATCTTTATCCAGTGAAGCACCTGTATTTAAATCAACGAGGCGCATATTATCTGGGGATAACTCATCTGCTAAAATCAGCTGATTCGTAGCCGTGTAGCCAAATTCTAATTTAAAGTCAATTAGTTTAATATCGATGGCTCTAAACGCTTCCGTAAGTATTACATTCACCTGATCCGCAATCACTCGTAACTCATCTAATTCACGTTGTGGCGCGATGTTGAGTGCGACCAATTGCTCATCATTCATGAAGGGATCATCGAGTTCATCACTCTTGTAATAAAATTCGTGAACCGCCGGCCGTAGCTCCATCATTGGTGCCACACCATATCTAGTGACAAAATGTCCCGCCGCAAAATTCCGCACAACAACTTCAACCGGAGTAATCTTAACCTTGGTGACTAATTCGTCGGTTGGGGATAATTGTTGCTGATGATGATTGGTAATTCCTTGAGCAGTTAAATAATTAAACAGCAAGGCAGAAATTGCGCTGTTAATCCGACCTTTATCCGCAATTTGTTCTTTACGCTTCCCATTCAAAGCCGTGGCTTGGTCTAAATAATGAATCCAAAGTACATCGGCGTTATCCGTCGTAAAAACTTGTTTTGCTTTACCTTCATAGATGAGCGTTCGTTTTTCCATCATTCCCCCTTATCTGTTAACCAATCAATATTTTTACTAATTGCGATTTCCCCTAAAACTGTGAAATGACCAAGTTTACGCATTGGTCGAATTTCACCCTTCCCATAATCATGAAAATGCCATTCTGGGTGCGCATGTAATGCTAGTCGTGCTCGGGTCAGTTGTGTGCCTAACAAGTTAATCATCAATGCCGGCTTCATCAATTCAAGTGGTTGAATTGGTAAGCCGACAATACTGCGAATATGACCTTCAAATTGCGAAACATTCATCGCTTCAATTGAATAGTGACCTGAATTATGGGGCCGTGGTGCTAATTCATTAACTAAAACTTGCTGGTCGGCGGTCACAAACATTTCAATTCCCAATACACCGCGAAGGTCTAACTTGTTTGCGAGCTTCGTTGCAATCGTATCAATTTGCATTTGAACACTAGGGGCAACTAAGGCGGGCGCTAGTGTTTTTTGTAACACATGCTGGGCATGAAAATTTTCAACAACCGGCCAAATGTGAACTTCGTCATTCCCATCGCGAGTCACCATCACCGATACTTCTTTGATAAAACTTGTTCGCTGTTCCAAGATTGCGGGCACCGCAGCGTATAGATCACTGGCAGCTTGTAAATCATCAACATTAGCAATATCACGCTGCCCATGTCCGTCATAACCACCCGTGGTTGTTTTTAAGATTCCTGGCAAAATTGCTTTGATTACTGCTTCACTTGGCAGATGCTCATCAATTACCAGAAAGTTAACCGTGGGAATGCCTAATTCGTGCAGGAACGTCTTTTCCGTAATCCGGTTCCGTGTTACACGTAATAATTCAGTACCTTGTGGGATTTCGGTGAATGGCAGTACTTGCGTTAGCGCTGCCAAATCAACATTTTCAAATTCATAAGTTAGGACATCACTGCGTTTGGCTAAGTCAGTTAACGCGGCTAAGTCATCGTATGGTGCATTGATTTCAAAATCACTAACTTGTCCTGCCGGGCTAGCTGGTGTTGGATCTAACACACCCACTTTATACCCCATTGCCTTAGCACTTTGAGCTAACATCTGCCCCAACTGACCGCCACCAATAATACCAATCGTTGCTGGTGGTAAGATTGTTTTAATCATCCAGCTGTGCCTCGCTTTCAATTGAAGCTTGGGTTTGGGCTGCCCGAAAGTCCATTAATGCTTGGGCTACGGTATTATCTTGCAAAGCAATAATTTGGCTTGCTAAGATCCCCGCATTTTTTGCGCCAGCATTGCCAATCGCAACCGTTGCGACAGGCACGCCTGCTGGCATCTGTACGATTGATAACAATGAGTCAAGACCATTCATTGCTTTACTCTGAATTGGTACCCCAATAACAGGCACTGTAGTATTTGCCGCAAGCATGCCTGGCAAATGGGCCGCCCCACCAGCACCCGCAATAATCACCTGTAAGCCACGTTCATTAGCAGCTAGTCCAAATTCTTGTAACTGTGCTGGCATCCGATGTGCTGAGATAATTCTTTTTTCAAACGTCACACCTAATTGAGATAATATGTCTGTCGCCATGTGCATCGTTGGCCAATCCGAAATTGATCCCATAACTACTGCAACCTGAACCATCAATTCAACCCCGCTCTCTAACGTTCGTGTTTCATTCCGTATTTTTCTATCCACGGACAATGTTAACGTAGTTTTTCGTAATTTTCAATACTTTTAACGTACGTTTTTTCGCTATCTTTTCTTTAATGTTCGTTTTTAGATTAAAACCAATCCAACAATCCCCCTAAAAACACCCACGTTCAGCCATTTTGCCAAACCTGCATCGCGAACGATTTTATCAATACTTTACACACTTTACACATTTAGTACCCCACTCCAAATCCATCAGCTTATACTACAGTTTCATTTACGCTAACCACACCATAGGTCGCAATGGCATGGAAAAAAACTGACAATAGAAGCCCAATAATTTAATAATTGAAAAGTACGGAACCGACAATCCCACGCTAGAATAAATGGCTAAATTTTTTCTAGCGTAGAATTTGGATATGTGTCTCAGATTGATTCCCACTACGATGCTGGAACCAGTCTGGACACCGTGATGGAAGACAAGCATTTGAAGCCACAGTGCGGTCTTCAAATGTTTGCGAAGCTTGGTTCGCTAACGCGGCAACCATCTTCACAAATCCATAATCAGTAACGAAACCCGTTACTGATTATGCCATCACGGTGCGAGCTAAAGTCCAGCCTGGTTCCAGCCTCTTCGTTAGTTTGCGTAGATATTCTGACTAGTAATATGCCGTAATCCTTGTCGCTGCAAGTTTAGCGATAATTCCACGCTTATCTAGCGGAGTGACTGAAAATCACATTGTGGCCGCTAGGCTTTACACCGAAATGGGACTAACTTGACATCATATGTCAGGTTAGTCGCTGAGGGTAGATGAGCAGTCTTTTGGCTTT
This is a stretch of genomic DNA from Periweissella cryptocerci. It encodes these proteins:
- the purL gene encoding phosphoribosylformylglycinamidine synthase subunit PurL produces the protein MTLTYTEPTPVQIRDEKIYLPWGLTEAEYQLATDKLGRLPNYTETGLFAAMWSEHVSYKKSKPVLRKFWSQNERVLQGPGEGAGILDIGDNQAVVFKAESHNHPSAVEPYEGAATGVGGILRDIFSMGAQPIAVLDSLRFGEIDNEHTKYLINEIVAGIAGYGNAIGIPTVGGEIGFDKTYAGNPLVNVMAVGLLDQDAMQVGQARGVDNSILYVGAKTGRDGIHGATFASAAFSDEAEADRSAVQVGDPFTEKLVMDATIAIVRDHADIVVGIQDMGAAGLVSSSAEMASKAGMGIQLNLDLVPQRETGMTPYELMLSESQERMLLVIKQGHEQEAIDVFANAGLDAVVIGKVTDDGQYRLDFKGETVADIDAQTLTKAPKYELPAKKPARISNANPAQYQPVITDLQATFLQMLAQPTIASKADLFRHFDSMVRTNTVVKPGSDAAVVRIRGTKKALAMTTDVNGRYLYLDPFIGGQIAMAEAARNIIASGAEPIGITDCLNFGNPDKPEVYYELDQAVQGITDFAKRLNTPVISGNVSLYNEYNGEDIYPTPMIGMVGLHTDVVHITTQTVKNADDLIYVIGNTTDAYNGTEIQKMLAGEISGRLFDFDAAAEQRNQQIVLQAIRAGLINSAHDLAEGGLAVGLAEIVFGTEFGLVARFDGSAAQLFSETQGRFVVSVNPAKQTEFEKLVGSQATLLGHVSAEQNIVITANDAQLNVTAKQAYATWKDAISWLLK
- the purQ gene encoding phosphoribosylformylglycinamidine synthase subunit PurQ, producing the protein MKAAVITFPGSNCDYDMYYALHDEFGIETTIIPATTTDLSAYDAIFLPGGFSYGDYLRTGAIARFSPVMDALITANQQGKIIVGICNGFQILTEAGLLPGALQTNIQPGFICDETGLTIANATTTFTNAFETPTIKLPIAHGEGNYYVDEAQLAELQGNNQILFAYTDNPNGSVANIAGVMNKAGNVFGMMPHPERAVDELLGNTDGRAFFQSILASLATHLEVSNV
- the purS gene encoding phosphoribosylformylglycinamidine synthase subunit PurS; amino-acid sequence: MYLAKIYVTYKPSILDPKGETVKDALHRMEYADVQDVVMGKYFEIKLDNSDVNQVAKEVEAFSQQLLINVNMEVFRYELEKIEG
- a CDS encoding phosphoribosylaminoimidazolesuccinocarboxamide synthase; translated protein: MEKRTLIYEGKAKQVFTTDNADVLWIHYLDQATALNGKRKEQIADKGRINSAISALLFNYLTAQGITNHHQQQLSPTDELVTKVKITPVEVVVRNFAAGHFVTRYGVAPMMELRPAVHEFYYKSDELDDPFMNDEQLVALNIAPQRELDELRVIADQVNVILTEAFRAIDIKLIDFKLEFGYTATNQLILADELSPDNMRLVDLNTGASLDKDIFRQQSGDVLTGYKIVLERLTNYLTANQL
- the purK gene encoding 5-(carboxyamino)imidazole ribonucleotide synthase, translating into MIKTILPPATIGIIGGGQLGQMLAQSAKAMGYKVGVLDPTPASPAGQVSDFEINAPYDDLAALTDLAKRSDVLTYEFENVDLAALTQVLPFTEIPQGTELLRVTRNRITEKTFLHELGIPTVNFLVIDEHLPSEAVIKAILPGILKTTTGGYDGHGQRDIANVDDLQAASDLYAAVPAILEQRTSFIKEVSVMVTRDGNDEVHIWPVVENFHAQHVLQKTLAPALVAPSVQMQIDTIATKLANKLDLRGVLGIEMFVTADQQVLVNELAPRPHNSGHYSIEAMNVSQFEGHIRSIVGLPIQPLELMKPALMINLLGTQLTRARLALHAHPEWHFHDYGKGEIRPMRKLGHFTVLGEIAISKNIDWLTDKGE
- the purE gene encoding 5-(carboxyamino)imidazole ribonucleotide mutase gives rise to the protein MVQVAVVMGSISDWPTMHMATDILSQLGVTFEKRIISAHRMPAQLQEFGLAANERGLQVIIAGAGGAAHLPGMLAANTTVPVIGVPIQSKAMNGLDSLLSIVQMPAGVPVATVAIGNAGAKNAGILASQIIALQDNTVAQALMDFRAAQTQASIESEAQLDD